The following coding sequences lie in one Silene latifolia isolate original U9 population chromosome 5, ASM4854445v1, whole genome shotgun sequence genomic window:
- the LOC141655537 gene encoding uncharacterized protein LOC141655537, whose protein sequence is MRKPELSGRMSKWPVHLSAYDISPAIQNLPDEEILTLKGSRELEIWQMHIDGASNQRGAGVGLILRSPQGDLIAQAVRCEFKATNNETQYEALILGMQLAPELGVGNLQVYSDSLLIVNHVNDEFIARDSKMIAYLKLANELKQKFKDCKFKRS, encoded by the exons ATGAGGAAACCTGagctatcaggcagaatgtcaaagtgGCCCGTACACCTTAGTGCATATGACATCAG cccagctatCCAGAATCTGCCAGACGAGGAGATTCTGACCCTTAAAGGGAGCAGGGAATTAGAAATCTGGCAGATGCACATCGATGGAGCCTCCAACCAGAGGGGGGCAGGCGTAGGACTGATCCTACGATCACCGCAGGGAGATCTGATAGCCCAAGCAGTACGATGTGAATTTAAGGCGactaataatgaaacacaatatgaagccttaatactaggaatgcagctagcCCCGGAACTGGGAGTCGGGAACCTGCAAGTATACAGTGACTCCTTGCTGATAGTTAACCATGTGAATGATGAATTCATAGCCAGGGATTCAAAGATGATCGCCTACTTGAAACTGGCAAATGAGCTAAAGCAGAAATTCAAAGATTGCAAATTCAAGCGATCCTAG